The DNA window GAAGGCCATCGCCGCTGTCATCCAGCGCAGGATCGCTTTCCTCGGCCGCGGGCCTGTCGTCGGTGATCCGGTCCAGAACCGAGGATCCGCCTGCGTTCTGTGCCGCGATGACCGTCAGGGTCAGCGTGGTGGCGAAGATCGACAGGCCGAGCACCCATGTCAGCTTGCCAAGCGCCGTGGTGCTGGACCGCCCTGTGGACACGTTGCCACCCCCGCCGCCCATGCCAAGGCCT is part of the Roseovarius sp. THAF9 genome and encodes:
- the secG gene encoding preprotein translocase subunit SecG, translating into MENVILLVHLLLALALIGVVLLQRSEGGGLGMGGGGGNVSTGRSSTTALGKLTWVLGLSIFATTLTLTVIAAQNAGGSSVLDRITDDRPAAEESDPALDDSGDGLLPPSAGDDAPLTPTAD